A segment of the Strix uralensis isolate ZFMK-TIS-50842 chromosome 12, bStrUra1, whole genome shotgun sequence genome:
GTCTTGCTCCATGACCAGACTGCTTATGGTCAACAAGCGTTTGCCCTTATGGGATATTTCAGGAGGGACTGAGATCTCAGAAGCTTGATTCTCCTCTTCTTTCCGTCTCTTCGTTCTGTGGGATACAGAAGGAGACAGTTGCTTGGGGAAAGAAAAGTCTGTTTCGTCCAGTTTGGTGAAGAGCGCATCAGAATCCTGGGAGTCCGACAGGATCTTGAAAGCTTCTCTCAGAACAGAAATCCCATATGTGGTTGCAGTTCCAGAGGGCTGCCTAGAAAATAAACAGAACCGAGCAGCTTGTAAAGAAATCACCAAGGTGGCTCCACTTCACTGAAATCAGGCTTTTCCCTTACAGTGTGACCCTCAACAGTTGACCCTAGGGTGTAAATAAAATCTGTTGAGGAAGCAGGCCTCGAGAGAGCATGCCCACGCGCCCCCGATGCCCTGCTGTCCTCGCCTAAGGCCTGAACCGTACGGACACCAAATGCTGCTCCACGACAGCAGCCTCTGCCCTCCCTTCCCAGTTTACAAAAGTACTACCTACTTCTAGTAGtatctttgggaaaaaaacaaaccaccttaaCAATTTTGCTGTGTTCAGACAAGTCTTACACTGACAGCCTTTGGGGCTGGCTCGGGCAGACCTGCTTGGGTTGGCACTCGGGGAAGTTAAGAGTGGCCTGGACTGAGCAAACCACCCCTCAGAAGAGACCTGCTGCCACATTTCATGCATCATGCAGGGCCAGACTCCTCTGCCCACCTTTCTGAGTCCCTGGAGGACACCCCTGGAAGTTCTGGAGTTGTTGCCGCTGGTTCTTCAGGCATTTCCATAGGCTCTGAAGCATCTTTCGAGATATGAACCGCTGCTATCATACGTTCAGGAGTTGCTGCTTGGTCAGTAGCTCCTTCCATATGCtcgggagctgctgctgggttGTCTGCCCTTTCTGCAGGGTTGGGAGCTCCCTCCAGCTCTTTTGCTGTTTCTGCAGGCTCCGGAGCTCCTGCTGGGCCTTCGGCCCTCCCCAAGGGCTCCAGAGCTCCTGCCTGGTCCTTTGGCCCATTTGCAGACTCGGGAGTCACCGATGAGCGTTTTGGTTCTTTGGCACATCCTGAATTCAAAGTCTTTTTCATTATCttggacagaggaaaaaaaaaacatgtaaccATTATAAAGATGATTCCTTGTGCTGCCATCTGATTTTATCCCCTCCCCAAAGGTGTTTTAAGCTGCTACTTGCAGTTCAATCGGCACCACGTACAGAGTCTATCAATTAGAACTTGTTACACAGGTTGAAAAATGTGTTTACCTGTATAAACCTTTTAGGAACAGACTCAACTATTTTGGATTCAACCCACTGTTAATTAGGTGTCTAACTCATTACTGGCACAGAAGGCATGTAGAAGccaaattactgtatttcattgtCTTGTGGCAAAGTAAGTGCCAGTTCTCCCCAAATCTGCAGCTTATGGCACTTTCCTGCTGCCCCTCGCCGGGGCAGAAGGCAGTGCAGGATGGGAAGCCAGGTGAGCAGGGCGGACACGTACCGTCAGCAGCAGCGGCTCCGAATTGTCCACATAGGTCTCCAGGAACTGAAACATGCTCTGCTGGAAGTTCTTGTAAGAGAAGTTTTTGACTATGGGATGAGTGAAATTCTTCTCCCGGATGAGAGTCAGCAACTCATTCCTCTTTTTCTAAAAAGGTAAGAATGCTCTGAGTAGGTACAAAGCTGTAAGTGGCAACCGCGGGAGCCAGGATCTGGGGAAGGATCAGGCCTTTCCTATCTGACATTCCGCGGGCACAACTAATTTAAACTGACACAAGGTTGGGAAAAGGCCAGAGGAACAGGAGAGCCATCTTGTTTCAGCAGTTCTGACTTTTTGCTTCCAGTGCCCAAGACACTGCACTGCCTACAGAAATAGGAACAGGGactctttctgctttcagaaccagccccttcttccaaacTTGTGCTCTACACGTGAGCTTGAGTTTGCCTCTAGACAGAGGATGAATGCTGATGCCTGGAGGACCCACAAAGATATTTGAGGGAACATGAGTAACAGAGGGAGCTCCAAAGTGACGATCTAAATGCTTTAGAAACACATAACACTGAGGGCCCATCATTCAAGGACGACTCTTTCCATTTCATCCCCCTTACCCTTTCTTCTCGGTCAGGTTTCCCCAAGAGGCATGCTTCTCGGGGAAACCTTTCAGGCCTGCGATACAGGTCACAAGTGCCCCACCCCAGTACCCCATAAGACATATCAGACCACCCCCAAATATCCCTGCAAGACATCCCACAGTCCTCAAGCAGCCATCTTTCACTCTGGCACAGACTCACCTGGTTTCTGGGCTCCTTCCCCATATGCCTCTTGACAATTTTGAAGGCTTTATCAAACTCTCTGTTTTTGATGCAGACAACAACAGCCTAcggaagaaaaataacagtttctcTGCTGACACTAAACTGACCATGCCCTCTAGATCAGCTTTGGAAAAGCTGTTACCATCATCAAACATGGCACACAGGTAACAGCTTAGTACCACCTTCCATAGAAAAAACAACTTCTACTTTAACTGATGAAGAAGC
Coding sequences within it:
- the TERF2 gene encoding telomeric repeat-binding factor 2 isoform X1; translation: MKGRRRPASRREKMAGRGGLAEETVNVWVLQFYFHQAVEAYRSGRNRDFRQLRDVMQALLVRPLEQDCTVSQMLRIMQLLSRIEEGENLDCTFDKESELTPLESAIGVLDLVQREFSVAEKTMETIQKMVKEAAVVVCIKNREFDKAFKIVKRHMGKEPRNQKKRNELLTLIREKNFTHPIVKNFSYKNFQQSMFQFLETYVDNSEPLLLTIMKKTLNSGCAKEPKRSSVTPESANGPKDQAGALEPLGRAEGPAGAPEPAETAKELEGAPNPAERADNPAAAPEHMEGATDQAATPERMIAAVHISKDASEPMEMPEEPAATTPELPGVSSRDSERQPSGTATTYGISVLREAFKILSDSQDSDALFTKLDETDFSFPKQLSPSVSHRTKRRKEEENQASEISVPPEISHKGKRLLTISSLVMEQDSEYYESSESPDSSQEPVVSSASRPVQKLHDQPVSTKSAKSFKRRWNSSYGEEEKDRWSEEDDLFSASFETNSHNTTIFGSKKQKWTIQESQWIKEGVKKFGEGRWKAICQKYPFQNRTAVMIKDRWRTMKKLGIL
- the TERF2 gene encoding telomeric repeat-binding factor 2 isoform X2, whose protein sequence is MKGRRRPASRREKMAGRGGLAEETVNVWVLQFYFHQAVEAYRSGRNRDFRQLRDVMQALLVRPLEQDCTVSQMLRIMQLLSRIEEGENLDCTFDKESELTPLESAIGVLDLVQREFSVAEKTMETIQKMAVVVCIKNREFDKAFKIVKRHMGKEPRNQKKRNELLTLIREKNFTHPIVKNFSYKNFQQSMFQFLETYVDNSEPLLLTIMKKTLNSGCAKEPKRSSVTPESANGPKDQAGALEPLGRAEGPAGAPEPAETAKELEGAPNPAERADNPAAAPEHMEGATDQAATPERMIAAVHISKDASEPMEMPEEPAATTPELPGVSSRDSERQPSGTATTYGISVLREAFKILSDSQDSDALFTKLDETDFSFPKQLSPSVSHRTKRRKEEENQASEISVPPEISHKGKRLLTISSLVMEQDSEYYESSESPDSSQEPVVSSASRPVQKLHDQPVSTKSAKSFKRRWNSSYGEEEKDRWSEEDDLFSASFETNSHNTTIFGSKKQKWTIQESQWIKEGVKKFGEGRWKAICQKYPFQNRTAVMIKDRWRTMKKLGIL